ATCCGATACTTGGTGGTGGAAACGGGATCTTGGTTATCAAGCAAAAAAATATTGCTTTCACCCATATCAATCAAAGAGTTTAATCAGCAGCAGAAGACGCTTACTGTCACAATCTCAAGAGAGCAGGTAAAAAATAGCCCTGACATCGATAGCGAAAAACCCGTCTCTAGGCAGCATGAGGTCGATCATATGGAATATTATGGTTATCAACATTACTGGGGGAACACAGGTATTTGGGGAAGTGAGCCCAGTCCTAATATGATGTCACCTGGTTATTATAGTGTCGCGCCAAAACCAGATAACATAGATAACTCAGAGATGTCCGCAGACGTCGATGCTGCATTATCACGGGATGATGATCATCATCTGCGCAGTAGTGAGGCCGTGACGGATTATCACCTTGATGCCATAGACGGTGAATTGGGCCACTTACAAGGTATGTTGATAGATACCGACACTTGGGCTATTCGTTATTTGATTATTAACACCAGTAATTGGTGGTTGGGTCATCTAGTTTTGGTTGCGCCCAAGTGGATTAAAGAGGTGAGTTGGCCTACCTCTAAAATTTATGTAGATATGACGCAGCAGCAAGTGAAAGATGCACCCACCTTCGACCCCTCAGTGCCTTTTAGTCTTGAACATGAGCAAAATTTGCAAACTCATTATGGTCGTAATGATAAATAACCTTATTACCTCTTTATCAGGGCTTTGGCTGGCGTGTTTACGTGACTCATTTAAATAATTTCAATGTGAAAATATAGGCAATCTCAGTTAGCCATTGTGTTCTATTGGCAATTAACTTTTTATTAGTATGTGAAAATACAACACTAATTTACATTTAATACGAGGGCCTTAGGTGCAAATTTTTATCCCTTGGTCGCATCTTAAAAGAAAAAGTCATTGATAATCAATGGCTTTTTTCTTTCTGACATTTGAGTAATCATATTCTCAGACCAAAAATGGAAAACTGAGACATATGTGCCCGCTTTTGATAACAAGATGTCGAGTCACAAATAGCACCTATTAAACCGCATGGCATTGGCCGTTAATTGACTGACTCTTGGTTTTCTGCTGATATAACATCTTCCTACTGACCAAACCGCGCGATATCGCCATCGGGCGTGCTGTGGTCGATAATGATTAGCCCCGGTTTTTAGGTTATTTCAATTTAATCATGCTGACTATTTAAAGGCAG
The Shewanella vesiculosa DNA segment above includes these coding regions:
- a CDS encoding PRC-barrel domain-containing protein translates to MLYTLNDLKSLAIHASDGDIGLTKDFYFDDKHWVIRYLVVETGSWLSSKKILLSPISIKEFNQQQKTLTVTISREQVKNSPDIDSEKPVSRQHEVDHMEYYGYQHYWGNTGIWGSEPSPNMMSPGYYSVAPKPDNIDNSEMSADVDAALSRDDDHHLRSSEAVTDYHLDAIDGELGHLQGMLIDTDTWAIRYLIINTSNWWLGHLVLVAPKWIKEVSWPTSKIYVDMTQQQVKDAPTFDPSVPFSLEHEQNLQTHYGRNDK